The following are encoded in a window of Astyanax mexicanus isolate ESR-SI-001 chromosome 6, AstMex3_surface, whole genome shotgun sequence genomic DNA:
- the irx4a gene encoding iroquois-class homeodomain protein IRX-4a: MSYPQFGYPYSSAPQFLMTTSSLTSCCESSSRSVPDSGMATSAQPPVYCPMYESRLLATARHELVYGSPYTSGQGYGNYVAYGTDASAFYSLGAFDTKDGTASAHAGITQAATYYPYDPTLGQYQYDRYGSMDGGTRRKNATRETTSTLKAWLQEHRKNPYPTKGEKIMLAIITKMTLTQVSTWFANARRRLKKENKMTWPPRNKCSDEKRYGEDEEGSQEDQIKSETNDDESRSREDKDLQLSDLDDFDAIESESSECELKHQFHMNAHLASSEHLKDTSMKLSIGPSLEGDRDLAKSCLKTVTAEDLEHDPGDIRQTKTCFQQGHQVLDSKPRIWSLAQTATSLNQTEYPSCMLRCQPAMASSPEASSPTGVLDRQQDSPVTTLRNWVDGVFHDPLFRHSTLNQSHTNTSVSWTTTKGSILETGAPERTVGGSGIKGHTIALQHQEPNKDNMAFPKAINKMFCS; encoded by the exons ATGTCCTATCCACAGTTCGGATACCCCTACTCGTCTGCGCCACAG TTCCTCATGACCACCAGCTCTCTGACCTCTTGCTGCGAGTCGAGCTCCAGGTCCGTGCCGGACTCAGGCATGGCCACCTCGGCACAGCCCCCCGTCTACTGCCCCATGTACGAGAGCAGACTGCTGGCCACTGCCCGGCATGAGCTGGTCTACGGCAGCCCATACACCAGTGGTCAGGGCTACGGCAATTATGTTGCTTACGGCACAGACGCCTCTGCTTTTTATTCCCTG GGAGCCTTTGACACCAAGGATGGGACGGCTTCTGCGCATGCGGGGATCACCCAGGCTGCTACCTACTACCCCTATGACCCCACCCTGGGGCAGTACCAGTATGACAG ATACGGCTCCATGGACGGAGGGACCAGGAGGAAAAATGCCACTCGAGAGACCACCAGCACGCTGAAGGCCTGGCTGCAGGAGCACAGGAAGAACCCCTATCCCACCAAGGGGGAGAAGATCATGCTGGCCATCATCACCAAGATGACCCTCACCCAGGTCTCCACGTGGTTTGCTAATGCCAGGAGAAGACTCAAGAAGGAGAATAAGATGACCTGGCCACCGAGGAACAAGTGCTCAGATGAGAAGAGATACGGAGAAGACGAGGAAGGCTCACAAGAGGATCAAATCAAGAGTGAAACAAATGATGACG AGAGCAGAAGTCGAGAAGATAAGGACCTTCAGCTGAGCGACCTGGACGACTTTGACGCCATCGAGTCGGAAAGCTCAGAGTGCGAGCTTAAGCATCAATTCCACATGAACGCACACCTGGCCTCCAGCGAGCACCTCAAGGACACTTCCATGAAACTGTCCATCGGACCCTCGCTGGAAGGGGACCGCGACCTGGCCAAGAGCTGCCTAAAAACAGTGACTGCTGAAGACCTGGAGCACGACCCAGGCGACATCAGGCAAACCAAAACCTGCTTCCAGCAAGGCCACCAGGTGCTGGACAGCAAACCTCGTATCTGGTCTCTGGCCCAGACCGCCACCTCGTTGAACCAGACAGAGTACCCGTCCTGCATGCTTAGATGCCAGCCAGCCATGGCCTCCTCCCCCGAGGCCTCGTCGCCCACCGGTGTCCTGGACAGGCAGCAGGACTCCCCGGTCACAACCCTCAGAAACTGGGTGGACGGGGTTTTTCACGACCCCCTGTTTAGACACAGCACTTTGAACCAGTCTCACACGAATACGTCAGTTTCTTGGACCACAACCAAAGGCTCCATCCTGGAGACGGGCGCACCAGAGCGCACGGTAGGAGGCAGTGGGATAAAAGGACACACCATTGCTTTGCAGCATCAAGAGCCCAATAAGGATAACATGGCCTTCCCCAAAGCAATTAACAAAATGTTTTGCTCTTAA